Proteins found in one archaeon genomic segment:
- a CDS encoding helix-turn-helix domain-containing protein: protein MTRVADVKTRVSSVELLATLKKNYSYRELSAVLGLSAPILSRYVRGHVLPSAARSEKFIATFRERLLRKMVADEVKVSPDGSYDISAVVSDVGLLRQIAKVVYSEFSLAGVDRVLTMEVDGVPLAAEVAGEFNVRLAVARAERDLGVEDFLEQKAVYSPSSVKYLYLPRSAMKKGEHVLIVDDMVRSGTTIEALAKLAEKAKSKIVGVFAIASIDQAVPKLKGRLGLTCPIESLVNLEPKSRRYNY from the coding sequence TTGACCAGGGTCGCAGACGTCAAGACGCGGGTATCGTCCGTAGAACTCCTGGCCACCCTCAAGAAGAACTACAGCTACCGCGAGCTCTCCGCCGTCCTCGGCCTCTCGGCCCCGATCCTCAGCAGGTACGTCCGCGGACACGTCCTCCCGAGCGCCGCGCGCTCCGAGAAGTTCATCGCGACCTTCAGGGAGCGGCTTCTCAGGAAGATGGTCGCCGACGAAGTGAAGGTCTCACCGGACGGGTCGTACGACATCAGTGCCGTCGTCTCCGACGTCGGCCTTCTCAGACAGATAGCCAAAGTAGTGTACAGCGAGTTCAGCCTTGCAGGGGTCGACAGGGTCCTTACCATGGAGGTGGACGGCGTCCCCCTCGCGGCCGAAGTCGCGGGCGAATTCAACGTCAGGCTCGCCGTGGCCAGGGCGGAGAGGGACCTCGGGGTCGAGGACTTCCTTGAGCAGAAGGCGGTCTATTCACCGTCGTCGGTCAAGTACCTCTACCTCCCTAGGTCTGCCATGAAGAAGGGCGAGCACGTCCTCATCGTGGACGACATGGTGCGGTCCGGGACGACCATCGAGGCGCTCGCAAAGCTCGCCGAAAAGGCCAAGTCGAAGATCGTAGGCGTCTTCGCGATAGCTTCGATCGACCAGGCGGTCCCCAAGCTCAAGGGCAGGCTCGGGCTCACATGCCCGATCGAGTCTCTAGTCAACCTGGAGCCAAAGTCGCGCAGGTACAACTACTAG
- a CDS encoding glycosyltransferase family 39 protein yields MTASGAGPKARFVGRASTGLSGASIALLVVFLSINARSPSQVLVAVAQISAVSAAASGLAAFFAWSVVLWTRAPAWRRPYAVLAVIALCVLAAHLYIVNSPPTSVAGEVSGQPGTSFSDSHVSVTTTLFGSELTVVVQDTGSNAIGRVAVTLDGQALDPQRLSPGPTFEYPVQPPSAYLLGFATSTEGTWHVTASPASTVAVSYDYLTCYHVPEEGDRRGVYGCIMDETYYVPAAQAILSGAQCAPYADNCNMEHPPLAKALIAGGIAVLGLDDLGWRLPNVILGTLSIPLLFVLVYLLTRNRALSYFSTLLFASDTLFFVHSSAALIDVPSVFFSLVGLVLYFKPGKVWRIDNYMASGLFFGLAALSKETALFALAAIATYELVFRSPSLRVAAYRVSGTVAAAVLTFVAVVQLYDSLLGSGTPWFFQHVAYMLSYGSSLVAHQLACQPVTGYWCKFPNSPGGPPILPIDWLVYYAPVQYLVTTATSAASGLRLVSAGYFGVANQLVVWEVFIWVPLVVHSLYKARRAVPGRVAADRFGVFILVWFLWSYLPYLLLMAYGRVTYPFYILPAMPALASGAGYFITREWFPRKMAALYVIAAFGIFFLYFPVKAFLPDYLRALLGH; encoded by the coding sequence ATGACTGCCTCAGGCGCCGGTCCGAAGGCGAGGTTCGTCGGGCGCGCTTCGACAGGCCTCTCCGGAGCATCCATCGCGCTCTTGGTGGTCTTCCTCTCAATCAACGCAAGGTCCCCGAGCCAGGTCCTCGTGGCTGTGGCGCAGATCTCCGCTGTCTCCGCTGCGGCGTCGGGACTCGCCGCCTTCTTCGCATGGTCCGTGGTCCTCTGGACCCGTGCACCGGCGTGGAGGCGCCCCTACGCCGTCCTCGCGGTCATCGCCCTGTGCGTACTCGCCGCCCACCTGTACATCGTCAACTCGCCACCTACTTCAGTCGCCGGCGAAGTGTCAGGGCAGCCAGGAACTTCGTTTTCCGACTCGCACGTCTCTGTCACGACCACTCTATTCGGCTCCGAGCTGACCGTGGTGGTGCAGGACACCGGGTCCAACGCGATTGGCAGGGTGGCCGTCACCCTGGACGGCCAGGCCCTCGACCCTCAGAGGCTCTCCCCCGGGCCCACCTTCGAGTACCCAGTCCAGCCCCCTAGCGCCTACCTGCTCGGGTTCGCGACGTCCACCGAAGGGACGTGGCACGTGACCGCTTCTCCGGCATCGACGGTCGCGGTCAGCTACGACTACCTGACTTGCTACCACGTCCCCGAAGAAGGCGACCGCCGCGGGGTCTACGGGTGCATAATGGACGAGACCTACTACGTTCCGGCCGCGCAGGCCATCCTGTCGGGGGCCCAGTGCGCGCCCTACGCGGACAACTGCAACATGGAACACCCGCCCCTGGCAAAGGCGCTGATCGCGGGAGGAATCGCCGTCCTCGGGTTGGACGACCTCGGATGGAGGCTCCCCAACGTGATCCTCGGCACACTGAGCATCCCCCTCCTCTTCGTCCTCGTCTACCTGCTGACCAGGAACCGGGCCCTCTCGTACTTCTCGACCCTCCTCTTCGCCTCCGACACCCTGTTCTTCGTCCACTCCTCCGCGGCTCTGATAGACGTCCCCTCTGTCTTCTTCTCCCTGGTCGGACTGGTCCTCTACTTCAAGCCGGGGAAGGTCTGGAGAATCGACAACTACATGGCGTCAGGATTGTTCTTCGGGCTCGCCGCACTCTCAAAGGAAACGGCCCTCTTCGCGCTCGCCGCAATCGCAACCTACGAGCTGGTCTTTCGCTCCCCGAGCCTCAGGGTGGCCGCGTACCGGGTCTCCGGGACAGTCGCCGCCGCAGTCTTGACCTTCGTGGCGGTCGTCCAGCTCTACGACTCCCTCCTGGGGTCAGGGACTCCTTGGTTCTTCCAGCACGTGGCGTACATGCTCTCGTACGGGTCGTCGCTAGTCGCGCATCAGCTGGCTTGCCAGCCGGTCACCGGATACTGGTGCAAGTTCCCCAACAGTCCCGGGGGTCCCCCAATCCTTCCGATCGACTGGCTCGTCTACTATGCCCCCGTGCAGTACCTCGTGACGACCGCGACCTCGGCCGCAAGCGGCCTCAGGCTGGTCTCTGCGGGGTACTTCGGGGTCGCCAACCAACTGGTCGTCTGGGAGGTCTTCATCTGGGTCCCCCTTGTCGTCCACTCCCTCTACAAGGCGCGAAGGGCCGTCCCAGGCCGGGTCGCGGCCGACAGGTTCGGGGTCTTCATACTAGTGTGGTTCCTTTGGTCCTACCTTCCCTACCTACTCCTCATGGCCTACGGACGGGTCACCTATCCCTTCTACATCCTTCCTGCCATGCCCGCCCTCGCGTCTGGGGCCGGTTACTTCATCACAAGGGAATGGTTCCCCCGCAAGATGGCGGCGCTGTACGTCATCGCAGCCTTCGGGATCTTCTTTCTCTACTTCCCGGTCAAGGCCTTCCTGCCCGACTACCTCCGGGCGCTGCTTGGACACTGA
- the tgtA gene encoding tRNA guanosine(15) transglycosylase TgtA yields the protein MGFTFEVKESDGWGRLGSLRVGGKVLETPCLLPVIHPVRQAVPVSELRAMGFEGLMTNSYIMYSRLRQESAEKGIHSLLGFDGVFMTDSGGYQALEYGDLGLSYRDSAAFQSAIGSEFAVTLDRPTGYPQSRGVARETVEYSLSNAKATLADFGQGTGTNWVGPIQGGLYSDLVRASARELARSGFQFLALGSPVQVMESYMFADLVRMIVAAKKAVPYSLPMHLFGAGHPLTTPLAVALGCDTFDSASYILFAKKGRYMTRSGVLALESMKSLPCGCMACSRTDIRDLLDMESAERVKAVAVHNLSTIRDEVNMCREAISEGRLWDLVEEKSMAHPRLREAFREFAKHSGDFVEGTPPIKDRGLFVRSEEDQRRPELVGARARLGRALRPSSGKAVVIERGSGKGLRPRAPPGVDRYLVHPVLGAFPEELEFVYPFTQTVAESEPEGEAKEALKALRAMGYSRVSFGRSSKSKVRSRRTRSGASPSPR from the coding sequence GTGGGCTTCACATTCGAGGTAAAGGAGAGTGACGGATGGGGGAGGCTCGGCTCCCTCAGGGTCGGGGGGAAGGTCTTGGAGACCCCGTGCCTTCTACCGGTAATCCACCCCGTCCGGCAGGCTGTCCCGGTCTCTGAGCTCCGTGCCATGGGCTTCGAGGGTCTGATGACGAATTCCTACATCATGTACTCTAGGCTCCGGCAGGAGTCCGCAGAGAAGGGCATCCACAGCCTGTTGGGGTTCGACGGGGTCTTCATGACAGATTCCGGCGGATATCAGGCCCTCGAATACGGGGACCTGGGGTTGAGCTACAGGGACTCGGCGGCCTTCCAGTCGGCGATCGGGTCCGAGTTTGCTGTGACGCTCGACAGGCCGACGGGATATCCTCAGAGCCGTGGAGTGGCGAGAGAAACGGTGGAGTACAGCCTCTCGAACGCCAAGGCAACTCTGGCTGACTTCGGCCAGGGTACGGGCACCAACTGGGTGGGGCCGATCCAGGGAGGGCTGTATTCGGACCTCGTCAGGGCGTCGGCTCGGGAGCTCGCGCGCTCCGGGTTCCAGTTCCTCGCGCTGGGGAGCCCGGTGCAGGTGATGGAGAGCTACATGTTCGCGGACCTCGTGAGGATGATCGTCGCCGCGAAGAAGGCTGTGCCCTATTCCTTGCCCATGCACCTGTTCGGGGCGGGACATCCGCTGACGACCCCGTTGGCTGTGGCGCTTGGTTGCGATACGTTCGATTCCGCTAGCTACATCCTCTTCGCCAAGAAGGGCAGGTACATGACAAGGAGCGGGGTCCTCGCGCTGGAGTCGATGAAGTCTCTCCCCTGCGGATGCATGGCCTGCAGCAGGACAGACATCAGGGACCTTCTCGACATGGAGTCGGCCGAGAGGGTCAAGGCAGTCGCGGTCCACAACCTGAGCACCATCAGAGACGAGGTGAACATGTGCAGGGAGGCGATCTCGGAGGGAAGGCTCTGGGACCTCGTCGAAGAGAAGTCCATGGCTCACCCGAGGCTGAGAGAGGCGTTCAGAGAGTTCGCGAAGCACTCAGGAGACTTTGTCGAAGGGACCCCTCCTATCAAGGACCGGGGCCTATTTGTAAGAAGCGAGGAGGACCAAAGGCGGCCGGAGCTGGTCGGTGCTAGAGCCAGGCTGGGCAGGGCCCTACGACCGTCATCAGGGAAAGCGGTCGTGATCGAGCGAGGGAGCGGGAAGGGACTTCGCCCCAGGGCGCCCCCTGGGGTTGACCGTTATCTCGTCCACCCGGTGCTCGGGGCGTTCCCAGAGGAGCTGGAGTTTGTGTATCCCTTCACACAGACGGTCGCCGAGTCTGAGCCTGAAGGGGAGGCGAAGGAGGCTCTCAAAGCCCTGCGGGCGATGGGATACAGCAGGGTTAGCTTTGGACGGTCGTCAAAGAGCAAGGTCAGGAGTAGACGGACCCGGTCGGGCGCTTCTCCTTCTCCTCGATGA
- a CDS encoding proteasome assembly chaperone family protein has protein sequence MRVLPEGAKLESGTLIAGFHGIGATGYWTVKFLINELKAKRSLFIDYEHAPAVTSQSEGRIATPYEVYVAGDLAMLKAEVSPVREKENEFYRDLAEWVLMSGVKEVALVGGLDESLRNDDRQYKIAMTSTLAERGGVPGEPVFEEDRMIVGPVASLLNTFEMHSFPALAVLAYSNTERVDPRAAAVAVDFLSRRYNFQANTTPLIKGAEVIEGELKLIEEKEKRPTGSVYS, from the coding sequence ATGCGGGTCCTTCCTGAAGGTGCGAAGCTCGAAAGCGGCACTCTGATAGCGGGCTTCCACGGGATCGGCGCCACTGGGTACTGGACCGTCAAGTTCCTGATCAACGAGCTCAAAGCGAAGAGGTCGCTCTTCATCGACTACGAGCATGCGCCAGCGGTCACATCGCAGTCGGAGGGGCGAATCGCGACCCCGTACGAGGTCTACGTGGCCGGGGACCTGGCGATGCTGAAGGCCGAGGTGTCTCCTGTGCGGGAGAAGGAGAACGAGTTCTACCGAGACCTCGCCGAGTGGGTGCTGATGTCGGGCGTGAAAGAGGTCGCCCTGGTGGGGGGCCTCGACGAGTCCCTCAGGAACGACGACCGCCAGTACAAGATCGCGATGACGAGCACTCTCGCAGAGAGAGGGGGCGTCCCTGGCGAGCCGGTCTTCGAGGAGGACCGGATGATCGTGGGCCCGGTCGCATCCCTGCTCAACACCTTTGAAATGCATTCGTTCCCTGCCCTTGCGGTGCTCGCCTACTCTAACACCGAAAGGGTGGACCCCAGGGCAGCCGCGGTCGCCGTGGACTTTCTCTCGAGGCGGTACAACTTCCAAGCCAACACCACCCCGCTGATCAAGGGAGCAGAAGTCATAGAGGGCGAACTGAAGCTCATCGAGGAGAAGGAGAAGCGCCCGACCGGGTCCGTCTACTCCTGA
- a CDS encoding MBL fold metallo-hydrolase: MEVKVLGAARQVGRSAFLVTHKDSKILLDYGAMTTKVPGFPMHVPPKDIKGIVLSHAHLDHSGAAPLHFLGGKMKLHATPVTSELSNILIQDFIKISGQYLPFEFLDLMAMNSNTVNHGYMEPFQVGDFTVSFYDAGHIPGSAVVAVEAGNKRLLYTGDINGEETNLLAGSWKNLGEADMVITESTYATADHPHRSKAESELVDFARQVVERGGVLLVPAFSVGRAQEIAMTLVKAGFRHPIAMDGMALKVNGILLRYQEYLKDPTALRRTMETIEEVTSWTQRRRLTKKPGVIVSPAGMLVGGSSIFYNEHLSMDERNGIAIVSFQVPGTPGRTLIDKGLTIYRGKPTKVRAEVRRFDFSSHSGKSSLFSDLKGIGGSPKFLTVHGEEASCLALADQLHTELGVEATAAMPGQEFVA, encoded by the coding sequence TTGGAAGTTAAGGTTCTGGGAGCCGCCAGACAGGTCGGCCGCTCCGCGTTTCTCGTGACGCACAAAGACAGCAAGATCCTGCTAGACTACGGGGCCATGACCACCAAGGTCCCAGGGTTCCCCATGCACGTTCCCCCGAAGGACATCAAGGGAATCGTGCTGAGCCACGCGCACCTTGACCACTCCGGGGCCGCCCCGCTGCACTTTCTTGGTGGCAAGATGAAGCTGCACGCGACCCCTGTGACCTCCGAGCTGTCTAACATCCTGATCCAGGACTTCATCAAGATCTCAGGACAGTACCTCCCCTTCGAGTTCCTGGACCTCATGGCGATGAACTCCAACACTGTCAACCACGGGTACATGGAGCCGTTCCAAGTCGGGGACTTCACGGTCAGCTTTTACGACGCTGGGCACATCCCAGGTTCGGCAGTGGTGGCCGTGGAGGCGGGAAACAAGAGGCTCCTCTACACAGGGGACATCAACGGGGAGGAGACCAACTTACTTGCGGGGTCGTGGAAGAACCTGGGCGAAGCGGACATGGTAATCACTGAGAGCACGTACGCGACCGCGGACCATCCTCACAGGTCAAAGGCGGAGTCAGAGCTGGTTGACTTTGCCAGACAGGTGGTCGAGAGGGGAGGGGTCCTCCTCGTTCCGGCATTCTCGGTGGGAAGGGCGCAGGAGATCGCGATGACGCTTGTCAAGGCAGGTTTCAGGCATCCGATCGCCATGGACGGGATGGCGCTCAAAGTCAACGGGATCCTCCTTAGGTACCAGGAATATCTGAAAGACCCGACTGCCCTTCGCAGGACGATGGAGACCATCGAAGAGGTGACCAGCTGGACGCAGCGCAGGAGGCTCACGAAGAAACCAGGCGTCATAGTCTCCCCGGCAGGGATGCTCGTGGGCGGATCCTCGATATTCTATAACGAGCACCTCTCGATGGACGAGAGGAACGGTATCGCGATAGTCAGCTTCCAGGTTCCGGGGACCCCCGGCAGGACTCTGATCGACAAGGGCCTCACCATCTATAGGGGGAAGCCAACGAAGGTGAGGGCGGAGGTGAGGAGGTTCGACTTCTCGTCGCACAGCGGCAAGTCGTCCCTCTTCAGCGACCTGAAGGGCATCGGAGGGAGCCCGAAGTTCCTGACCGTCCACGGCGAGGAGGCTTCTTGCCTCGCGCTCGCTGACCAGCTGCACACTGAGCTAGGGGTCGAGGCGACCGCGGCCATGCCCGGGCAAGAATTCGTGGCTTGA
- a CDS encoding TRAM domain-containing protein, producing the protein MSEISRRGDGIAKIDGFVIFVAGAKQGWQGKVRVTQVANRFATGAVVGGSEGMSAASEAPASTSESEETGM; encoded by the coding sequence ATTTCCGAGATCAGCAGGCGTGGTGACGGCATTGCGAAGATTGACGGTTTCGTCATTTTCGTAGCCGGTGCCAAGCAGGGATGGCAGGGAAAGGTCAGAGTGACCCAAGTCGCCAACAGGTTCGCCACAGGCGCGGTCGTCGGCGGGTCTGAAGGGATGTCCGCGGCCAGCGAAGCCCCAGCCTCTACCAGCGAAAGCGAAGAGACAGGGATGTAG
- a CDS encoding CBS domain-containing protein, which yields MVLYAKDIVESQFLALPAETSVYEGAKAMKEARQGYAVVGAPGRPEGIVTEWDILSKVVAAGLDAKSVKLREIMSTELLSIEADAGIAAVSQLMAEKGVRRLLVKRGGEVIGVITARTMLERLNEYVDNVSAQIGRLQSPGF from the coding sequence ATGGTCCTTTACGCGAAGGACATAGTCGAGTCGCAGTTCCTCGCTCTCCCGGCAGAGACGAGTGTCTACGAGGGGGCCAAGGCGATGAAGGAGGCCAGGCAGGGATACGCGGTCGTAGGCGCGCCGGGGCGACCGGAGGGCATAGTGACAGAGTGGGACATCCTCTCCAAGGTCGTGGCGGCAGGACTGGACGCAAAGTCCGTGAAGCTGAGGGAGATAATGTCGACTGAGTTGCTGAGCATAGAGGCAGACGCAGGTATTGCGGCCGTCTCGCAGCTGATGGCGGAGAAGGGCGTCAGGAGGCTCCTCGTGAAGCGCGGAGGCGAGGTCATCGGGGTGATAACGGCGCGGACCATGCTGGAGAGGCTCAACGAATATGTCGACAATGTATCCGCACAGATCGGCAGGCTCCAGTCCCCGGGATTCTAG
- a CDS encoding ribonuclease HI family protein — protein sequence MKVMTVVVYVDGLSQPSNPGTGTYGFVIYEGTKRLAEGEGLAGYDVTSNFAEYAALVEALKKLKELRVGGDVLVRSDSKLLVGQMSEGWKVKGGVYVEKLKEAKDLSRDFGSIDFEWIPREDNAEADLLTRSAYERFRR from the coding sequence GTGAAGGTCATGACCGTCGTCGTCTACGTGGACGGGCTGAGCCAACCAAGCAACCCGGGGACTGGGACCTACGGGTTCGTGATCTATGAAGGAACAAAGAGGCTCGCTGAAGGGGAAGGGCTCGCCGGGTACGACGTCACGAGCAACTTTGCGGAGTACGCAGCCCTCGTCGAGGCTCTGAAGAAATTGAAAGAGCTGCGGGTCGGGGGAGACGTCCTGGTGAGGTCCGACTCAAAGCTGCTCGTGGGCCAGATGAGCGAAGGATGGAAGGTGAAGGGAGGAGTCTACGTGGAGAAACTCAAGGAGGCCAAGGACCTCTCAAGGGATTTTGGCTCGATAGACTTCGAGTGGATTCCCAGAGAGGACAATGCTGAGGCTGACTTGCTCACCAGGTCTGCCTACGAGAGATTCAGGAGGTAG
- a CDS encoding 50S ribosomal protein L40e — protein sequence MPIADAAKKQIAQKRRLFLQVCLRCGARNPLQADRCRKCKSSDLRLKNRSVGLKK from the coding sequence ATGCCCATCGCGGACGCGGCCAAGAAGCAGATAGCCCAGAAGAGGAGGCTCTTCCTCCAAGTGTGTCTTAGGTGTGGTGCGCGCAATCCTCTTCAGGCCGACAGGTGCAGGAAGTGCAAGTCGTCGGACCTCAGGCTCAAGAACCGCTCCGTCGGGCTCAAGAAGTAA
- the sucD gene encoding succinate--CoA ligase subunit alpha — protein MMLPLQEEPILVQNITGRFGRLHTKLMLEYGTNIAAGVAPGKGRQEVEGVPVYNTMAEAVTKTGSRTSVLFVPAEFTLAAGKEAVEAGVRLLIVITEHVPVRDTLKLLEVAGRSGATIVGPNCPGAIVPSSKVKMGIMPGTSFRAGSVALFSRSGTLMYEVAGQLSSAGLGQSIALGIGGDPVTGTTMIECLDYVKSKEETKAVVVVGEIGGDAEERLARHISKSGFPKPVVAYIAGRHAPKEKRLGHAGAIIYGDYGTAESKIGALRKAGVGVAMSPMEVPSLVKRALGG, from the coding sequence ATGATGCTACCTCTCCAAGAGGAGCCCATCCTCGTCCAGAACATAACAGGGCGATTCGGACGCCTCCACACCAAGTTGATGCTCGAATACGGCACGAACATCGCCGCCGGGGTCGCCCCGGGGAAGGGCAGGCAGGAAGTCGAAGGGGTCCCAGTCTATAACACCATGGCCGAGGCAGTCACTAAGACAGGCTCCAGGACCTCCGTGCTCTTCGTCCCGGCAGAGTTCACCCTTGCCGCGGGCAAGGAAGCCGTCGAAGCGGGCGTCAGGCTCTTGATTGTCATTACAGAACACGTCCCGGTCAGGGACACGCTCAAGCTCCTTGAGGTGGCCGGCCGCTCAGGAGCGACCATAGTCGGGCCCAACTGCCCCGGAGCAATAGTCCCGTCCTCCAAAGTGAAGATGGGGATCATGCCTGGCACTTCGTTCCGAGCGGGGAGCGTCGCCCTCTTCTCGAGGAGCGGGACGCTGATGTACGAGGTCGCGGGACAGCTCTCGAGCGCGGGACTTGGGCAGTCCATCGCCCTGGGCATCGGGGGAGACCCTGTCACCGGTACGACCATGATCGAGTGCCTCGACTACGTCAAATCGAAGGAGGAGACCAAGGCGGTCGTGGTCGTGGGCGAGATCGGTGGGGACGCGGAGGAGAGGCTCGCCCGCCACATCTCGAAGAGCGGGTTCCCAAAGCCCGTCGTCGCCTACATCGCAGGTAGACACGCCCCCAAAGAGAAAAGGCTCGGACATGCAGGCGCCATCATCTACGGGGACTACGGAACTGCCGAATCAAAGATTGGAGCGCTAAGGAAGGCCGGGGTGGGAGTGGCCATGAGCCCCATGGAAGTCCCATCGCTAGTGAAGCGCGCCCTCGGCGGCTGA
- a CDS encoding acetate--CoA ligase family protein — protein MRLFEYQAKDLFRNYGIPVPKSTFVKEASGAVAALEDSKSPVALKSQVLAGGRGKAGGISVVATPGQAAAEAKRILELSIGGEKPSGLLVEEAFEHEREMYLSITLDRGERSFVAIGTAAGGIEVESTTEKIVRRVPLEGIARPFAEEVANLLNLQGREADEFVPILLSLERLSREKECELAEINPLAAGRDGTLMALDAKVIIDDNALFRHPEFSKLHPEDEFEGEASRQGFAFVRLDGDIAVVGNGAGLVLSTLDLVGDAGGRPACFLDLGGGAQQDRIEAALRLANRLPGASRILVNIYGGITKTTDVAVGIKTVLSEGAVKPLFARISGADEEEARRLLEGSPVRLFSSAPEAVEAAVEG, from the coding sequence GTGCGTCTCTTCGAGTACCAGGCCAAAGACCTCTTCCGAAACTATGGCATCCCAGTCCCAAAGTCCACATTTGTCAAGGAAGCCTCGGGCGCCGTCGCAGCCTTGGAAGATTCGAAAAGCCCGGTCGCGCTGAAGTCGCAGGTCCTCGCAGGGGGCCGAGGGAAGGCCGGGGGCATCTCGGTGGTAGCGACTCCCGGGCAAGCGGCCGCCGAGGCGAAGCGGATCCTGGAATTGTCGATTGGCGGAGAGAAACCTTCCGGGCTGCTGGTGGAAGAGGCCTTCGAGCACGAACGGGAGATGTACCTGAGCATCACGCTGGACCGTGGGGAGAGGTCCTTCGTCGCGATAGGCACGGCGGCAGGGGGGATCGAGGTAGAATCGACGACTGAAAAGATTGTGAGAAGAGTCCCCCTCGAAGGGATAGCCAGGCCCTTCGCAGAGGAGGTGGCGAACCTGCTCAACCTCCAGGGTCGCGAGGCTGACGAATTCGTCCCAATACTCCTCTCCCTGGAGAGGCTCTCGAGGGAGAAGGAGTGCGAGCTCGCAGAAATCAATCCTCTCGCGGCCGGGAGAGACGGAACCCTCATGGCCCTTGATGCCAAGGTGATCATAGACGACAACGCCCTCTTCAGGCATCCTGAGTTCTCCAAGCTCCACCCGGAAGACGAGTTCGAGGGAGAGGCCTCCAGACAGGGTTTCGCCTTCGTGCGCCTTGACGGCGACATCGCGGTCGTCGGGAACGGGGCCGGATTGGTCCTGTCCACCCTTGACCTCGTGGGAGACGCAGGGGGGAGGCCGGCCTGCTTCCTCGACCTCGGAGGAGGAGCGCAACAAGACAGGATCGAGGCCGCCCTCAGGCTTGCGAACAGACTGCCAGGGGCCTCCAGGATTCTAGTCAACATCTATGGGGGGATCACCAAAACCACTGACGTAGCGGTTGGGATCAAGACAGTCCTGTCAGAGGGTGCGGTCAAGCCCCTCTTCGCTCGCATCAGCGGCGCCGACGAGGAGGAAGCGAGGAGACTTCTCGAGGGGTCCCCCGTGAGGCTCTTCTCCAGCGCCCCGGAAGCCGTGGAGGCGGCGGTCGAGGGATGA
- the albA gene encoding DNA-binding protein Alba, translating to MQTQGEEQPPREPNTIFVGKKPTMNYVLACLTQINNGTDSVTVKARGRAISRAVDVAQVLTKRFATNITVKSISINTEQVKSTVSGDMSNVSSIEIKLQK from the coding sequence ATGCAAACACAAGGAGAGGAACAGCCTCCACGCGAACCAAACACCATTTTTGTGGGCAAGAAGCCGACCATGAACTACGTACTCGCCTGCCTGACCCAGATCAACAACGGCACTGACTCGGTGACCGTCAAGGCCAGGGGAAGGGCGATTTCGAGGGCAGTCGACGTGGCTCAGGTCCTGACAAAGCGCTTCGCGACCAACATCACTGTGAAGAGCATCTCCATCAACACGGAGCAAGTCAAGAGCACAGTGAGCGGCGACATGAGCAATGTCTCGTCCATAGAAATCAAGCTCCAGAAATAG